From the Exiguobacterium marinum DSM 16307 genome, the window GGAAGTTGTTTCTTGTCCGAGAGCTGTATCTTTCGCTTCGACGACCTTCTCACCGATATCTTGTAAGTCAGACTTGGCTTCTTGTGCTGTATCAACGATTTTATTGACGTCTTCTTTAACTGTATCTACTTCTCCGACGACTTTTTCATATACGTTCTGAACGTCTGTAGATACTTCCTGAATTTTGCCGGAAGCCGTCTTCACTTGTTCAATAACCTGTGAGGCTTTACCAGCAGGGTCTTGTTTCATTTCATTGACAATGCCGCCGACCGAAGATTTTGCGCTCGAGAGGGATTGTTTCGTATGATCTCGATTCGAGGAGCTAAGTAATGCGAGGAGACCACCGACAAGTGCACCGAGTAACATGCCGGTCACGACGTTGATTTTCGGACTTCCCGCGTTCATTTGGTCAAATTGACGATTTGGGTTCTCTGTTTGTTCGACTTTCGGGTCATGCTCTAATTTTGGTTCCATGTTGTTCCACTCCTTCATTTGATTGGCATTGCTAGTTTTATACCCAAGTCGAATGCTGAGATAACGTTTTACAATGAATCGTCATGAAAAAGAAATGTAGTGCAGGATAAAAACACTATGATAGGGAATGATACAAATAGATTGGCCTAAAGGGGGAAGCGATCATGAATATGCGAGAAGCAGTTCCAGAAGATGCGGCGTTAATTCGAACGATTGCACTTGCAACGATTTCAAAGAATGATTCCAATCGGACAAGAGCGATGGAGCGCGCCTATCGACAAGAAGAGATTGTACGAGCAATCAGTTCAAGTGAAGAAGCACGAGAACAATATTTTATCGTTGGCGAGTACGAAGGCCATGTCATCGGATTTTGTCATGCCATCGATCGCGGTGACATGTGGGAGATGCTTCGTCTCTATCTTCATCCCGATCACCATCGGAACGGGTACGGTGCAGATTTTTTAAGGCACCTTCAATCGAAAAAAACACAACCGATGGAAGTGTACGTTGAAAATTCGAATGATCAGGCGATTGCTTTCCTCTTGCATCAATCATTTAAAGAAGTGAATCGAATTCAAGAAGAGGTCTACGACCAACCGATGGAACTCATTCATCTAAGATATGTCCCGAGCTAAGACTCCAGACGGATTTTGTTTAAACATCAGTTGCGGCTGATGTTTTTTTGATACAATGAATATAGTCTATAAATGAGGTGACGGCAGCATGACATATGAAGAAACACAAAAAGGGGTCATCGTCATCGTTTATCCGCTACAGTTCACATCTCGGATCAGCGAGAATTTTATTCGACGACTTCAAGACGAGTACGAAGTAATTGTCGTCCGCGACCAATCGATGGGCTTGACGGCAGAAGATCATAAACAATTGATCAAACGGGCGTTACGTGAGGCCGGCGAGTATAAATTACCGATTCATGTCGTGGCGTTCAGCCTCGGGGCGCTCTTTACAAACCGGCTTCTTCAGGAGTATGATGTGCCGCTCGGGAGCCTGACTTATATCTCTCCATTGTTTGATTGGCATGCGACTCGTCAAATCGGTGGATTGAAACAAGTCGTCGCGAGTGCAGTCGATCGTTTTCGCCCAGACTTACCACTCGGAATGATGACATTCACCGGCGGCGGCGACGAATCGTCCCGATTTGGTGAAATCACATATGCCCAATATCGGGAAATCGAAGAAGAAATCGTAGAGCATCAAGAAGAAAAGAAACATTTGCCACGTCTCCCGCTCGCTTGTTTCTACGCACCTGATGATCAATTTGCAGACGTGAAGTTGACGTTGAACGTCTGCCGAAAGATTGGTGGAGATCAAGTGTATATCCGTCGATTAGAAGGATTCCCGCATTTTGGGTATGAGCGGTTGAACACCAAGTTTGCAGAAACGCTCATGACGTTTTATGAATTGATTCAAGAATAAAAGAAGGCGACTCACAGGAGCCGCCTTCTTTTATTTTGAACGTTTTTCAATCGCCACGATGAATGGAGGGTGGTTGATCTGGTTGATGAAGCCGTAACGCAGTACACCGGCCTGCTTTTGGTCAAGCGACTCCACATAGCGAAGCACATCATCCCGTTCGACCTTCCCGCTCTCATGGCCGTGGTAAATGACGATGACGATGACACCACCGATAGCCATAACCTCTAATAATTGAGACAATGCGGCAATGGTCGTATTCCCTTGTGTCGTGACGGATTTGTCACTTCCTGGTAAATAGCCCAAATTGAAGACGGCCGCGGTGATTGGTCGTGTCTCATTCGCGACGACCGTATGAACCGTATCGTGACTATCATGAATGACGGTCACCCGTTCATCGACACCTGCTTCCTGTATACGTGCACGGGTTGAAGCAACCGCTTCTGTTTGAATGTCAAATGCGTATACGTGTCCCGTTTCGCCTACGGCGTTCGCCAAGAACAACGTGTCGTGGCCGTTCCCGGCAGTCATATCGATGGCGACATGTCCTACTTCGAGGTGGTCATGTAGTAATTGTTTTGCAAATGGTAGTACTCTCATTAATCCCATCAATCTCATCCTTCTTTTTTCCTTGGAAGGAATCACGTCGCTCCAATTCCGCACGAATCTTGTTTAGCACCTGCATCTTATGACGGCTCCATAATGGACCAATCAATAAGTCAGGCGGACCGTCTCCCGTCAATCGATGGACGATCACCTCGGGTGGTATCCGTTCGAGTT encodes:
- a CDS encoding GNAT family N-acetyltransferase, yielding MNMREAVPEDAALIRTIALATISKNDSNRTRAMERAYRQEEIVRAISSSEEAREQYFIVGEYEGHVIGFCHAIDRGDMWEMLRLYLHPDHHRNGYGADFLRHLQSKKTQPMEVYVENSNDQAIAFLLHQSFKEVNRIQEEVYDQPMELIHLRYVPS
- a CDS encoding alpha/beta hydrolase, producing MTYEETQKGVIVIVYPLQFTSRISENFIRRLQDEYEVIVVRDQSMGLTAEDHKQLIKRALREAGEYKLPIHVVAFSLGALFTNRLLQEYDVPLGSLTYISPLFDWHATRQIGGLKQVVASAVDRFRPDLPLGMMTFTGGGDESSRFGEITYAQYREIEEEIVEHQEEKKHLPRLPLACFYAPDDQFADVKLTLNVCRKIGGDQVYIRRLEGFPHFGYERLNTKFAETLMTFYELIQE
- a CDS encoding class I SAM-dependent methyltransferase, which encodes MGLMRVLPFAKQLLHDHLEVGHVAIDMTAGNGHDTLFLANAVGETGHVYAFDIQTEAVASTRARIQEAGVDERVTVIHDSHDTVHTVVANETRPITAAVFNLGYLPGSDKSVTTQGNTTIAALSQLLEVMAIGGVIVIVIYHGHESGKVERDDVLRYVESLDQKQAGVLRYGFINQINHPPFIVAIEKRSK